The Sulfurirhabdus autotrophica DNA segment GCACCCGTGCGGAAGAAGCCGCAATGACAAAACGAGCCCACGAATTACTCGACTTGGTGGGCATAGCGAGCCACGCTCAAGCGCTTGCCAAGCACCTTTCTTATGGCGATCAGCGCCGACTGGAAATTGCGCGCGCACTGGCGACTGAACCCAAATTATTAGCTTTAGATGAACCTGCCGCCGGCATGAACCCGGCTGAACGTGCCGGGTTGCAAAAACTGCTGGAAAAAATACGCGAAGTGGGCGTGACACTCCTGTTGATTGAACATGATGTAAAACTGGTGATGGGCATGTGTGACCGGATAGCGGTGCTGGATTATGGCAAGAAAATTGCTGAAGGAAAGCCCGCTGAAGTGCAGCGCGATCCGCTGGTGATCGAAGCATACCTGGGCGGCCCGTTATCATGAGTTTATTGAAGATTCATGATCTGAAAGTTGCCTATGGTGGAATTCATGCGGTCAAGGGTATTG contains these protein-coding regions:
- a CDS encoding ABC transporter ATP-binding protein encodes the protein MSLPLLVAENLSKQFGGLAALSDVSFTINQGEIFGLIGPNGAGKTTLFNVLTGLYAPTGGKVALAGYGLLGLKPHQVVKHGLARTFQNIRLFANMTAVENVMVGRHVRTRAGVIGAILRGAGTRAEEAAMTKRAHELLDLVGIASHAQALAKHLSYGDQRRLEIARALATEPKLLALDEPAAGMNPAERAGLQKLLEKIREVGVTLLLIEHDVKLVMGMCDRIAVLDYGKKIAEGKPAEVQRDPLVIEAYLGGPLS